A genome region from Chlorobaculum tepidum TLS includes the following:
- the leuA gene encoding 2-isopropylmalate synthase, whose amino-acid sequence MSTMNYKKYAPYPTVGLKDRTWPDKTITKAPIWCSVDLRDGNQALPIPMSVDEKVEFFRLLVSVGFKEIEVGFPSASATEFAFVRKLIENNLIPDDVSIQVLTQSREHLIRRTFEAIKGAKNAIVHLYNSTSRQQRDIVFRMSREEIITIAVAGTRLVRELKEASGNPGIRFEYSPESFTGTELEYALDVCHAVMDEWGASATNKVILNLPSTVELSTPNVYADRIEWFCRHIKNRDAVLLSVHAHNDRGTAVATSELAVMAGADRIEGALFGNGERCGNMDIIIMALNLMTQGVDPELDFSNLPHIKQVYSRCTRMTVHPRHPYSGDLVYTAFSGSHQDAISKGMKAHQRAADGVWDVPYLPIDPEDVGCNYEAIVRINSQSGKGGIAYVLEKEYGIQIPKWMQPDFGAVVQEVTDRTGEELSAEQIHELFQKEYIGATEPYLMKKCTISWSDEDPDRNDEVATIVSASMVGPQGEFSFRAKGNGPLDAFVRGMVSHTGIDFHVDEYAEHAIGHSSDAMAIAYIRLSFDDVALVCGSGIDSNISLASIKAIVSALNRYKKA is encoded by the coding sequence ATGAGTACGATGAATTATAAGAAATACGCACCCTATCCGACGGTTGGGCTGAAAGACAGAACCTGGCCGGACAAGACCATTACCAAAGCGCCGATCTGGTGCAGCGTCGATCTGCGCGATGGCAACCAGGCGCTTCCGATTCCGATGAGCGTCGATGAGAAGGTGGAGTTTTTCAGGCTGCTGGTATCGGTTGGCTTCAAGGAGATCGAGGTGGGCTTCCCGTCGGCTTCGGCCACGGAGTTCGCCTTTGTGCGCAAGCTGATCGAAAACAATCTCATTCCTGACGACGTGAGCATCCAGGTGTTGACGCAGTCGCGCGAGCACCTCATCCGCCGCACCTTCGAGGCGATCAAGGGCGCGAAGAACGCCATCGTGCACCTCTACAACTCCACCTCGCGCCAGCAGCGCGACATAGTGTTCCGCATGAGCCGCGAGGAGATCATCACCATCGCCGTCGCCGGAACGCGGCTGGTGCGCGAGCTGAAGGAGGCGAGCGGCAATCCAGGCATCCGCTTCGAGTACAGCCCTGAAAGCTTCACTGGCACCGAGCTGGAGTACGCGCTGGACGTGTGCCACGCGGTGATGGACGAGTGGGGCGCATCGGCCACCAACAAGGTGATCCTGAACCTGCCTTCGACGGTCGAGCTTTCGACGCCGAACGTCTATGCCGACCGCATCGAGTGGTTTTGCCGCCACATCAAGAATCGCGACGCGGTGCTCCTCAGTGTGCATGCCCATAACGACCGCGGCACGGCGGTGGCGACCTCCGAGCTGGCGGTGATGGCCGGGGCGGATCGCATCGAAGGTGCCCTGTTCGGCAACGGCGAGCGGTGTGGCAACATGGACATTATCATCATGGCGCTGAACCTGATGACGCAAGGTGTCGATCCGGAGCTCGATTTCTCCAACCTGCCGCATATCAAGCAGGTCTACTCTCGCTGCACCCGCATGACGGTGCATCCGCGCCATCCCTACTCGGGCGATCTGGTCTACACCGCCTTTTCCGGTTCGCACCAGGACGCGATCAGCAAGGGAATGAAAGCGCACCAGCGGGCTGCCGACGGCGTGTGGGACGTGCCCTATCTGCCGATCGATCCCGAGGATGTTGGTTGCAACTACGAGGCCATCGTCCGGATCAACAGCCAGTCGGGCAAGGGAGGCATAGCCTATGTGCTCGAAAAGGAGTATGGTATTCAGATCCCGAAGTGGATGCAGCCAGATTTCGGTGCGGTTGTTCAGGAGGTGACCGACCGCACCGGCGAGGAGCTGAGCGCCGAGCAGATTCACGAGCTGTTCCAGAAGGAGTACATCGGCGCAACCGAGCCCTATCTGATGAAGAAGTGCACCATCAGCTGGAGCGACGAAGACCCGGATCGCAACGACGAGGTGGCGACGATCGTCAGCGCCTCGATGGTTGGGCCACAGGGCGAGTTCAGCTTCAGGGCCAAAGGCAACGGCCCGCTGGACGCCTTCGTGCGCGGCATGGTGAGCCACACCGGCATCGATTTCCATGTCGACGAATACGCGGAGCACGCCATCGGCCACAGCTCGGACGCGATGGCCATCGCCTACATTCGCCTCTCGTTCGATGACGTGGCGCTGGTGTGCGGTTCCGGTATCGACTCGAACATCAGCCTTGCCTCCATCAAGGCCATCGTCAGTGCGCTGAACCGCTACAAAAAGGCTTGA
- a CDS encoding metal ABC transporter solute-binding protein, Zn/Mn family, translated as MTTRQSRFISSFFYPIRPLVLLLLLFIPLLNGCAGKTESDKLQVVASIEPLAWFAERIGGDRVSVSVMVPSGGNPHTYEPTPKQMAQVSHAALFVKAGSGVEFELDWMPRLVDLNKSMTVCNASEGVTLLPMSAEKYEHAVPAEEHHDHGNFDPHFWLSPANARLIAKNVERSLAAIDPAGKEYYAANAAALDRELQALDSEIRKQLSVVKNRRFLVFHPAWGYFAHEYGLEQIAAEEEGKTLTPRQMERVIGEARSAGIRVVFVSPQFSSAQADAIAGDIGGQTVTVDPLAHDYAANLRKATAAFVQSMQ; from the coding sequence ATGACGACCAGACAAAGCCGCTTCATCTCTTCTTTTTTTTATCCCATCCGACCTCTTGTCCTCCTGTTGTTGCTGTTCATACCATTGCTGAATGGATGCGCCGGCAAAACAGAGTCGGACAAGTTGCAGGTCGTGGCCTCCATCGAGCCGCTGGCGTGGTTCGCGGAGCGCATCGGCGGTGACAGGGTGTCAGTTTCGGTTATGGTGCCTTCCGGGGGCAATCCACACACCTATGAGCCGACGCCGAAGCAGATGGCCCAGGTCAGCCATGCGGCGCTTTTCGTGAAGGCTGGTTCGGGCGTCGAGTTCGAACTTGACTGGATGCCGCGCCTCGTCGATCTCAACAAAAGCATGACGGTGTGCAACGCTTCCGAAGGAGTGACGTTGCTGCCGATGAGCGCGGAGAAGTACGAGCATGCGGTGCCTGCCGAGGAGCATCACGATCACGGCAATTTCGATCCACACTTTTGGCTTTCGCCAGCGAACGCCAGGCTAATCGCCAAGAACGTCGAACGCTCGCTGGCGGCGATTGATCCGGCAGGGAAGGAGTATTATGCGGCCAACGCTGCGGCGCTTGACAGGGAGCTTCAGGCTCTCGACAGCGAGATTCGCAAGCAACTCAGCGTTGTGAAGAACCGTCGCTTCCTCGTTTTCCACCCGGCATGGGGCTATTTCGCCCACGAGTACGGTTTGGAGCAGATCGCTGCCGAGGAGGAGGGCAAGACGCTGACGCCGCGCCAGATGGAGCGGGTGATCGGCGAGGCGCGGAGTGCGGGTATCCGGGTGGTATTTGTTTCGCCGCAGTTCAGCTCGGCGCAGGCCGATGCGATTGCCGGTGATATTGGAGGCCAAACCGTGACGGTCGATCCGCTCGCGCACGACTACGCGGCCAATCTTCGCAAGGCGACTGCCGCATTTGTCCAGAGCATGCAATGA
- a CDS encoding META domain-containing protein, with product MLRYLFIFFLTALTACASRYAAAPDAKTQELFRTWWRVEEVDGRKAEFIHGQRRDMHIILYASRKMVGSGGCNQISGSFAQSPGRIRFGAITSSKMMCQPVVMSRERALISALRKSSSYIVRGRRLTMYDRTGHEVLRFMAVPFR from the coding sequence ATGCTCCGGTACCTCTTCATCTTCTTCCTTACTGCCCTGACAGCTTGCGCCTCTCGTTATGCGGCGGCGCCGGATGCGAAAACCCAGGAACTGTTCAGAACGTGGTGGCGAGTCGAGGAGGTCGATGGGCGGAAGGCTGAGTTTATCCACGGGCAGCGGCGGGACATGCATATCATCCTGTACGCTTCGCGCAAGATGGTAGGCTCGGGCGGCTGTAACCAGATCAGTGGTTCATTCGCTCAGTCGCCAGGTCGCATCCGTTTTGGCGCGATCACTTCGTCGAAAATGATGTGCCAGCCGGTGGTGATGTCGCGGGAACGGGCGTTGATCAGCGCGCTTCGCAAGAGCAGCAGCTATATCGTCAGGGGCCGCCGGTTGACGATGTATGACCGCACGGGGCACGAGGTGCTGCGCTTCATGGCGGTTCCGTTCCGATGA